The DNA segment GGGATCTCCCACCGCATGGAGGCGATGACCGTGCAGTAGACCGAGTGGGTATGCACCACCGCCCCGGCCCAGGGACACCCGCGGTAGACTGTACGGTGCAAGGGATACTCGCTGGATGGCTTCCGTGCGCCCTCGACGACGCATCCTTCCAGGTCCATCACCACAATGTCCTCCGGTGCGACGGCATCGTACTCCATGCCGCTGGGGGTGAGCGCCATCCGCTCTCCGGACCGCACGCTGAGATTGCCGCCCGTCCCCGTGGTGAGCCGCCGCTCCACCATCTTCCTCCCGAAAACGGCAAGCCCCTCCCGCTCCTTCTGCATCAGCATTGCCTACCATCTCCGAACCGTTGCATTTTCTGTATCCAAACGTCGCACCTATCTTACCCGTGCGCGCAATGCAGGGCAACCATCCCCGGCACATCGTGCTCTACAATAGGAGG comes from the Synergistales bacterium genome and includes:
- a CDS encoding L-fuculose-phosphate aldolase; this encodes MLMQKEREGLAVFGRKMVERRLTTGTGGNLSVRSGERMALTPSGMEYDAVAPEDIVVMDLEGCVVEGARKPSSEYPLHRTVYRGCPWAGAVVHTHSVYCTVIASMRWEIPPVHYLVGLAGERVPCARYATFGTEELAEHALEALGAGKAVLLANHGLLAAGTDLEEAFTIAEQIEYVAEVYYRTSCLGSPVLLGREEIAAARERFGGYGQ